Genomic DNA from uncultured Desulfuromusa sp.:
GCAAGAAGCGATGATGCTGAATATCTTCGAACTTGACGAAGAAAGTAAAAATAAATTTTCAATGGACGATGCAGCATATCTTATTGCAAACGAAAATTCATTTTACAACTCAGCGAGAACACCAAGAGAAATCCCTCCGTCGAAAGCAGACATTAAGTATTGGGCGGCAGTAAAAAAAGAATTTGTTACTCTGCTCTGTACTGACGATAAGCGTTATTCAAAATTAAGAAATAAACTAAAAACAACGAGCAATTTGTCCATCGGCTATATTGCGGCGAAATTTGCTCCCCAATTGGGAGTTGAATCAAAGGCAATAGTTGGTTTCTGTGCAGTCTGTGCATATTTTGCTTTAAAAATTCATAAAGAAGCTTTTTGCCAAATAAATGGCAGAAGAAGAAACCTAACACTTATCAGGCCCCCGGCCGTCAAGAGTAAAGATAACCATTAACGCAAAAGATTTACTTTTCGTTCTTTGACAAGCGACTGATCAACCACGAATCATCCGGTTTCTGACTTGGGCTTTACGAACTGGCTGCAGATTTCGAATTCTGCTCCAAACACTTATCGAGGCTCTTAATGCGAAGGGCCGGTCATCTGTGACCGAGCTGTCTTCGCCACCTGGAAACTCTTGCGTACCCTTGTGCCGTCCCATTCAAAAAAGCGTGGTCCAGTTGTAAGCTCTGGCCATAGTTAGTGCCGGGCTCGGGGAAGGGGCAGAATCCGGCGCTGATCCCTTTGGATCATCGCGCATTTGCTTGTGAGAGCGAGACGGACCTCCAATCAAACACAACTGGTTAATTGTGGATGGCCACTTACGCAGACGGGATCGGGTTCCATGTCCCAGAAGTTTGAGCTTCAGATTGTCTGCTAGCGAGTTGCCTTGCTGGGATCACCAGTTAGACGGTCAGGCTGATCCGCCCCCTCTCTATCAGATGCCTTGCATGAATTTCTCCTGATCAAAAGGCACCTGATTCTTAAGCATAAAGTAGACGGCACGACCCAGACGGTGTGAGAGGATCGCCAGAGCTTTCCCTTTGCCATGTTTACTGGCCAGCCTTTGACGTTTGGCTTGCAGCGGCTTATTGCCTTTGAGCATCAAGATGACCGCCTCACCAAAAGCCCAGCGTAAGTGCACATTGCCGATTCGCTTACCCGAATGACCGTAGCTTTTACCATTGGACTGTTTTTCCGGTTTCACCAGGCGGCAGTAAGAAACAAAATCCTGCACTCGGGGGAAACGGGCAATACTTTCGATTTCATAAAGCATCACCATGCCTAAGATTCGCCCGACACCGGAGATGCTTTTGAGCAAGGCCAGTTCCACCGGAGCTTGACGTTCGGTTATCCGTTCAAGCTGCCACTCCAGAGTGGCAAGCAATTGTTCATAATGTTCGATGGTCAGCAAATCAACTTCGACCATGCGGCGCACCACCGGATTGGTGAATTTATTCAAAAGACCTTCCCGTTCAGTGGGTTTGGCGATCCGACCTAAGACTGGAAGGTTGTACTGAGTTGCCGTATTCTGAATATGAGCAATCAGCTCACTCTTTTTGCGCACCAGATGATTGCGGCGACGGAGTAAATCACGGGTCGCCCGAAGCTCTTTCGGATAGACATAAGCGAGAGGAAAGGAACCACCACGCAGTAACACGGCAATCTTGTGAGAATCAATCTTGTCATTTTTGGCTTTGCCCCCATGAATGGCACGCATGTAGAGCGCATGACCCAGAACAAAGTCGATCCCTTCGTCAGCACAAAGATCGGCCAGCCAGTACCAGGAGAACATGCACTCACAGCCGACGACAAGGCGCTCACGATAAGGTTTGATCAGCCGCAAGAAAACTTTCGGTTGGGTGGAAATGTTCTTATGAACCACCACTTCGCCGACAGAATTAAGAATACAGACATACATGGCATCGGCATGAAGATCGATACCACAATAAAAATGATGCTGTTTGGTGTAGAATCTCATAATGCAGGCTCCTTTCTTTGAGGGTTTGTCTGTTACTCAAAGGATAGCGGATGGTCCGTTATCTGTGGAGGGGGCCTGCACTAGTATCAATCTAATGAACCGGACGGAAAATACGTCTGTGCAAATTTGAAAAGCAAAATCTAAAATTGCGGTGGTCGGCGAGCAGCACGTCGCCGCCGGTTATCACGAACCGTTATATTTTTAGGAGAGTTCATTGAATTTATCATCTATTTTTCTAGGGTGGTTTTTAGGAATGCTTAGTCCAGTAATCGTCAACAGAATTTATAGGCACTATAAGAAGAATGACCTACATGTTGGGGTATCCAAAGAAATTAATCACGTTAAGGAAAGATTAATTTTAACCCTCGATATAATTTCTCATCAAACTGGTTCATATGATCGTGATCTTGTTAAGTGGTTATTAGCACACTATGAAAAAGTTGAAATTAAAAATCCCACCGTATTAGAGCTTTACCGCATGCAATTAAAAGCTAGTGATGATGAACTTCAAGCTATGATTTTCCATCAAGCTAAACCAGATAATACAGGATTAAGTTTACAAAAATTTCCCTTGCTATTTATCAGCATGCACCTGACCGATATTTCATTATTTTCA
This window encodes:
- a CDS encoding IS110 family transposase produces the protein MRFYTKQHHFYCGIDLHADAMYVCILNSVGEVVVHKNISTQPKVFLRLIKPYRERLVVGCECMFSWYWLADLCADEGIDFVLGHALYMRAIHGGKAKNDKIDSHKIAVLLRGGSFPLAYVYPKELRATRDLLRRRNHLVRKKSELIAHIQNTATQYNLPVLGRIAKPTEREGLLNKFTNPVVRRMVEVDLLTIEHYEQLLATLEWQLERITERQAPVELALLKSISGVGRILGMVMLYEIESIARFPRVQDFVSYCRLVKPEKQSNGKSYGHSGKRIGNVHLRWAFGEAVILMLKGNKPLQAKRQRLASKHGKGKALAILSHRLGRAVYFMLKNQVPFDQEKFMQGI